CCGGCTCCTCGACGTAGATCCGGTTGGCCGCGACGCAGGACTCCCCGATGTTGCGCATCTTGGCCACCATCGCGCCGTCGAGCGCCACGTCCAGGTCGGCGTCGGCGCACACGATCAGGGCCGCGTTGCCGCCCAGCTCCATGGACGTGCGCAGCACGTTGTCCGCGGCCTGTCGCAGCAGCGTCCGTCCGACCTCGGTCGACCCGGTGAACGACAGCTTGCGGGTCCGGCCGTCGGCCAGCAGCGCGGAGACCACCTCGCCGGCACGCCTGGTGGTCACCACGTTGACGACGCCCGGGGGAACGCCGACCTCCTCCATGACGCGGGCCAGCAGCAGCATGGTGAGTGGCGTCTGGGCCGCCGGCTTGGTGATCGTCGTGCAGCCGGCGGCCAGCGCGGGAGCGATCTTGCGGGCGCCCATGGCCAGCGGGAAGTTCCAGGGCGTCACGAAGACGCACGGTCCGACCGGCTTCGGGACGGTGAGGATGCGGTACCCACCGGCGGGAGCGGTGCGGTAGCTCCCCTCGACGCGGACCGCCTCCTCGGCGAACCAGCGGAAGAACTCCGCGCCGTAGGTCACCTCCGCCCGAGCCTCGGCGAGCGGCTTGCCCATCTCCAGCGTTATCAGCCGGGCGATCTCCTCGGACCGCTCGGTCAGCGCCCGGTACGTCGCGGTCAGCAACTCCGACCGTCGCCGCGGCGGGGTCGCCGCCCACTCCGTGGTCGCCCTGCTGGCCGCGTCCAGAGCGGCGAGTCCGTCGACGACGTCGGCGTCCGCCACCTCGGCGACGGTCCTGCCGGTGGCCGGGTCCTCGACGGCGAAGGTGGCGCCGCCCGCGGCGTCGCGCCAGCCGTCGCCGATCCGGAGCCGCCGGTGCCCGGGGGCCAGGACGGTCATCGGGTCACCCCACCGAGCAGGGGCGTCGAGCATGCTCATGGGAGGCTCCAGGTGATCGGTGGAGAGCGATGGCGGGCGGTCTGCGCGATGCCGCAGGATGGCTGGCGTCCGTCATTTTTCCTATACGATCCGGTCGGGCCGTCAGCATGTCGCAGCGTGGTGACCGATGTCAACAGGCGCACGGAGACCAGGAGAGGACCGCACGTCACGATGGGCGACGAAGCGATGATCGCGGGGGGCCGTCGGGTGCCGCCGGGCGGAACGTCGTCGGGAAGACCCGGCGGCCGGCTCGCCGACGAGGTGTACGACACGCTGCTCGGGCAGTTGATGTCGCTACGGATCGAGCCTGGATCCCGCGTCACGATCGACGTCCTGGCGCGCGAGCTGGGGGTCTCGCAGACGCCGATCCGGGACGCGCTGAACCGCATGGAGGCCGAGGGCCTGGTGGTGCGGGTGCCGCATGCCGGCTACCGCATTCCACCCCAGATCACCCGGCGCCGGTTCGAGGACATGCTGGAGGTCCGCCTGCTCCTCGAGCCGGCGGCGGCGCGCCGGTGCGCCGAACGCGCGTCCCCGGCGCAGGTGGCCGGTCTGCGCCGGATGCTGGCGGAGATGGCGGAGCTGGAGGGGGGCGACGGGCCCACCGCCTACGGCGCCTTCGGTCTGCGCGACGCCGCCCTCCACGACCTCGTCGCCCGCAGCGCGGAGAACCAGGTCATCCGGGAGGCGCTCGCCCGCCTGCACAGCCACGTGCACCTCTTCCGGCTGCACCACGACACCCAGGTCACCCACCTGGCGATGGCCGAGCACGAGGAGGTCGTGGCCGCGATCGCCGCGCGTGACCCCGACGCCGCCGCCTACGCGATGCGTCGGCACATCCTGCGCTCCGGCGAGCGCTTCCGACGACTGTTCGACGAGATCGGGGACGCGGTGGCGGTGGAGGCTTGACGGGCGGGCGGGGCCGGGTAATGCTGACTCAATCGGATTCGATCGGATTGGATCTACCTCACCCGCGCCCCCAGATGCGAGGAGAAGCAGGTGCCCAGAGCGCTGCTCCTGACCGGCGACGCCGCGGAGGAGCTCGACACCATGTATCCCTACTACCGCGTGCAGGAGGGCGGCTGGGACGTCGACGTCTCGTCACGGACGCTGCGTGACGTGCAACTGGTCATCCACGAGTTCGACCCCAACTCCGACGCCTACGTGGAGAAGGACGGCCGGAAGCTGCCGGTCGACGTGCCCTGGGCCGAGGTCGACGTCGAACGTTACGACGCCCTCATCATCCCCGGGGGCCGCGCCCCCGAGTGGATCCGGGTCGACGCCGACGTCAGGCGCATCACCGAGCACTTCTTCGCGCGCAACCTCCCCGTCGCGCTGGTCTGCCACGGCGCGCAGGTGCCAGCGGTGTACGGGCTGCTGAAGGGGCGCAGGACGGCGTGTTTCCCCCCGATCACCGGCGACATGGAGAACGCGGGCGCGACGGTCGTCGACGCTCCCGACGTCGTGGACGGCAACCTCGTCTCCTGCCGGGGTTGGCCCGACATGCCGCAGTTCGGCCGGGCGATGATGGAGGTCTTCTCGAAGTCCGTCGACCCCGCGTCGGCCTGAGCGCGCCCGACGGACCCCGGTGACGGCGCCTCGGACGGTCGCGGTCGACGGGTCCCCCGTCCACGTCCTGGACAGCGGCACCGGGCCCGCGGCGCTGCTGCTGCACGGCTCCGGACCCGGCACGACCGGGTCCGGAGCCTGGGCGACGACGGCGCAGGCGCTGGGTCCGTCCTGGCGTCTGGTGGTTCCTGACCAGGCGGGGTTCGGCCGCACACCCGTCCCGGCGGGCGCCCGGGGCGGGCTCCGGCTGTGGACGGAGCAGGCCGCGGGCCTGATGGACGCGCTCGGTGTCGGGCACTACGCCGTGGTGGGTCACTCCATGGGCGGCGCCGTGGCGCTGGCGTTGGCGGCGGCCCGCCCCCGGCAGGTCACCCGGGTGGTGGCGGTCTCCACGATGGGCGCCCCCGGGGCGACGCTGTCCGCCGAGCTCGACGCGGTCTGGGCCGCCCCCGCCGGCCCGCTCGGGGCCCGGGACATGCTGAGCCGTCTCGTCCACGACCAGGCGCTCGTGACCGACTCGGCCGTCGAGGCCCGCGCGACCGCGATGCGGGCGGGGGCGGCCACGTTCGCGTCGTTGTTCCCGCCACCCCGGGCCCGATGGTTCGACGCGCTCACCCTCTCGGCGCGGACGCTGGCCGCGGTCCGCGCGCCGGTGCTGCTCGTGCACGGCGCCGAGGACCGGGTCACCCCGCTGGCGACGGCGGCCCAGCCCCTGCTCGGACACCTGGCCGACGTCCGCCTGCACGTGTTCGGCCGATGCGGGCACGTGCCGGCGATCGAGCATCCGTACGAGTTCCGGCAACTGCTGTCGTGCTTCCTCCGCCCGGATCACCGGCACTGACCGCTGCGGCAGGTCCTCCGGAGCGTCAGGCGCGGTCGACGGCTCCGTCCTCGTTGCCGTCCAGACCTGGGAAATCCAGCGGCGTCGTCTTTTCGGAGGTGATCTCGTGTCGCTGCTCGGAGCCTCCCACGATGCGGCACCAACTGTCGACGACCAGGCGGACGGGGCCGTCCCGCGTTTCCAGGTGGTAGCTGAACCCGCCGTACATGCCGGGGACCGGAAACCACATCCGCATCCGGTCCAGGTCCAGCAGGACATCGAGCAGGTGGTGGTGTCCACGGCGCGTGGCGATGTCGACCGGTCGCTCTCCTGCGGCGTCGCGCAGCCGTCGCCACGCGCCGCGGGCGATCAGCCGGCCGGCGGTCTCGGTCGACGCTCCGCCGTGGGCCGCCTGATGCAGCGGCGCGTACCAGGATCGACCGTCCGGGCGTGTCGAGTTCACGAGCTCCGGGTCGCGGTCGACGGCCGCGAAGACCTCCGCCCAGTCGTACCGCCTGGCGCTGTCGGCGAGTCGGGCACGCGCATCCGCCGCCCACGGGCTCAGCGTCGCCCGCCGGGTCACTCCGTCCCAGATCTGTTCGACCATCGTCGGCTACGGCGTTCGCGGCGGCTCGGCCGGCGGACGGCTGCTGGCGTTGTACGAGCTCTTGGCGGCGATCACGGCCGCCTGGAGATGCTCGGGGTCGACGCCGTGCACGTTGAGCGGCGGGCGCGTCCGCCGGACGAGCACGCCCTCGAGGGTCGCCGGATCCGCGTCCTCGGCCCAGGTCAGGCGCAGGTGCGTGTGCATCCACGCGGTCAGCCGCGCCTCGTCCTCGGGGACCAGGACGACCCGGTCGGTCCAGGTCGTCCGGTAACCTTCGCTGACCAGTAGCCCGGCCAGGGTGCGGCGCAGGGTCGAGCTGCCCGAACGCCTCAGGTGGTTGCGCAGGATCCGACCCCGCAGGCTGGTCGCCCGTCCGAGGTACAGCAGCCGTAACGACGGGACCTGCTCGTTCGGCGGCCCGGGAAGGTCGGGAAAGACCGAGGGGGCAGCCCACCAGGCGTAGACGCCGCTGCCCCGGCTCAGCCGTCTGCCGGCGACATCGAGCTCGACCGGGGCGCCGGAGAGCAGCCGCAGGGCCTCGTCGATCCGGGCTTCGTCGATCCGGGCTTCGTCGGGTCGCCGTTCGGGATTGGTCATCCGGACCATGGTAGGTCCCGGGCGGATCGTGGCCGGGACCGGAGGGACCGGGCGTCGTGCCGTACGTGACAAGTTCGTCACGGATCGCCGCGTGGGTCTGCCTCGCCGGCAGTTGTCGCTTTCCCCGGCAGCCCTACGAGCCCTGTTCCGTCGACGGCCCCCGTGCTTCCATTGTGGATGCCCTGCGATCAGGGCAATCAATCAACTGGGCTGGGAGGTCGTCATGAGCATCGACGTGCTGGAGCGCGCGGAGGCGGAGCAGTTGGTGGCCCGCTGGCGGGAGAGCGCCGACGGGGACAACCCGGCCGGCGCCCTCTACACCGGCGGCGCGTACGCCGAAGCCGACATCGTCGCCGCCGCCTGGGCCGAGACCGTCCGCTGCTCGAGCTGTACCGCGTCCCTGACCCGGCTCTGCTGCTGACGTGCCCGGCAACCCGGACGACGCGTTCGCGCCGGCGCTGGGCTGCCTGGTCGAGCCGCACCTGGCCGATCTGACAGCCCAGCTCCGGACCGTCGGGGCCCTGGGTCGCGCGGAACGGGTCGCCCTGGTCGCCTCCCTACGTGAGCAGCTCTACCAGAGCGTGCACCGCCGGGTCGCCCGCGTGCTGGTGCTCGAACTCCACGCCGCCCGGGTCACCGGCGCCCTGCACGCGCCCGATCCGGCCGGGCGCTGGGACGAGTTCCTCGCCCGCGCCGCCGGGCCCGACTACTGGCGTCAGCTCGGCAGCCACTACCCGACCCTGCTGCCCCGGCTGCGGACGCTGATCGGTAACCGCTGCGCCGCGGCCCGTGCGCTGGCCGGCCGGTTCGCCGTCGACCGTCCCGCCCTCGCCGCCCTGGTCCCCGACGGCCCCGGCGACCTGACCCGGGTGGATCTCGGCGCCGGCGACAGCCACCGGAACGGGCAGACCGTGGCGATCCTGCGCTGCCACGGTGGTCCGGTCGTCTACAAGCCACGTTCGGTCGTCGTCGACACCGCCCTGGCCGACCTGCTGTCCTGGTTGCTGCCCGACGAGCCGGCGACGACCCGGGTCCGGGTGCCGGCCGCGCTGCCCCGGGACGGCTACGGCTGGACCGGGTACGAGGTCCACCGCTACTGCGCCGACGACGCCGAACTCGCCGCGTTCTACCGGGGCCTGGGCCACTGGGCGGCGCTGATGCGGCTGCTCGGTGGCACCGACCTGCACGCCGAGAACGTCATCGCGGTCGGGCCGGTGCCGGTGGTCGTGGACTGCGAGACCCTGTTCACCCCGTTGCCGCCGCAACCGCCTTCCGGTTACGGCCGGGCCGTCGACCGGGCGACCGCGCTGATCGAGGGGACCGCGCTGCGGACCGGGCTGCTGCCGGGCCGGGGCGTGGCGCTCGGCTGGCGCGGGGTCGACATGTCCGCCGGGGGCTCGCTGCCCGGGCAACAGCCCATGGTCGAGCAACCGGTGATCGTGGACGCGGGCACCGACCGGGCCCGGCTCGGGACCGCGTCGTTCGAGGTGACCCCGGCGGCCAACCATCCCAGCCCGGCCCCGGCCCTCGCCGCCCACTGGCGGCACGTGCTGGCCGGCTTCGACGAGCTGACCGAGCGGTTGGCCGCCCAGGACCGGGCGGGCCGGTTGGCCCCGCGCCTGGCCGCCTTCGCGGACTGCCCGGTACGGGTGGTGCCCCGCGGCACCGAGGTGTACGCCGAGCTGGGACGGATGCTCTGGCACCCGGTCTCCCTGCACGACGAGCCAGCCGCCGTGGCCCGGGCGACCCGGTTGCTCACCGCCATGGCCCGGTACGCGCCGCTCGCCCCGGCCGACCCGGAGGTGGTCGGCGCGGAGGTCGCCGAACTGCTCGACGGGGACGTGCCCTTCTTCGACACGGTGCCCCGGGACGGACGCCTGACCGGTCCGCGCGGCACCACCTGGCTGCCCGCCGAGGACCTGGTCGACGGCGCGCTGCGCCGCTGGCGGCAGGCGGACCTCGACCGGGAACGCGAGGTCATCCGGGCCACCCTGGTCAGCGCGTACCTCAACGAGGGGTACCTGCCCCGGTCCACGCCGATGCCCCGGGCCAGGCCGGTCCTCGACGACCTGGACCGGCGTCGCCGCCGCCTGGCCGCGGCGACGGTACGTCGGGTCGCCGCCACGGCGGTCCACGCCGACGACGGCACCGTCACCTGGATAGCTCCCGTGCTCAACGCCACCGGTTGGGCCGTCCAACCGCTCAACCCGGACGTCTACAACGGCGCGGCCGGGGTGGCGGTGCTGCTGGCCGGCTACCAGCGTGAGGTGGACCGGGGCCGGGCCGATCCGGTGGACGGGGTCGACGCCCTGCGTGACGCCGTGCTCCGCACCCTGCGGCTGGCGCCGGAGCAGCGGTCCGCGCAACGCCGCGCGGGCGCCCCGCTGCGTCCGCCGCCGTCCGGCGGCTACGTCGGCGCGGGTTCCCAGATCTGGGCCTGGCTGCTGTTGGACCGGTGGGGGGTGGCCGGCCCGGACGGCCTGGGCCGCGCGGTCGCCGCCGCCGCCGAGATCGACCCCGACGACGGTGACGTCGATCTGCTGACCGGGGCCGCCGGAGCGGTCGTGCCGCTGCTGTGTCTGGCCGAGCGGACCGGTGACCCGAGGTGGCGGTCGTTGGCGACCACGATCGGTGACCGGCTGGTCGCCGCCGCGACGGTCACCGACGGGTTGGCCCGATGGCCCAGCGCCCGCTGG
The sequence above is a segment of the Micromonospora sp. WMMD882 genome. Coding sequences within it:
- a CDS encoding NAD-dependent succinate-semialdehyde dehydrogenase, whose amino-acid sequence is MSMLDAPARWGDPMTVLAPGHRRLRIGDGWRDAAGGATFAVEDPATGRTVAEVADADVVDGLAALDAASRATTEWAATPPRRRSELLTATYRALTERSEEIARLITLEMGKPLAEARAEVTYGAEFFRWFAEEAVRVEGSYRTAPAGGYRILTVPKPVGPCVFVTPWNFPLAMGARKIAPALAAGCTTITKPAAQTPLTMLLLARVMEEVGVPPGVVNVVTTRRAGEVVSALLADGRTRKLSFTGSTEVGRTLLRQAADNVLRTSMELGGNAALIVCADADLDVALDGAMVAKMRNIGESCVAANRIYVEEPVREEFTARFAERMGALSMGHGLDDGVQVGALIDGASVTRIDALVADAVDRGARVLVGGERPDGPGHFYPPTVLVDVPDDARMLKAEIFGPVAPIMSFTSDEEVLARANDTEHGLVGYVFTRDLRRALRFTEGLDTGMLGVNRGLISDPSAPFGGVKQSGIGREGAHEGILEYLDLTYAAIDLP
- a CDS encoding GIY-YIG nuclease family protein → MTNPERRPDEARIDEARIDEALRLLSGAPVELDVAGRRLSRGSGVYAWWAAPSVFPDLPGPPNEQVPSLRLLYLGRATSLRGRILRNHLRRSGSSTLRRTLAGLLVSEGYRTTWTDRVVLVPEDEARLTAWMHTHLRLTWAEDADPATLEGVLVRRTRPPLNVHGVDPEHLQAAVIAAKSSYNASSRPPAEPPRTP
- a CDS encoding GntR family transcriptional regulator, whose product is MGDEAMIAGGRRVPPGGTSSGRPGGRLADEVYDTLLGQLMSLRIEPGSRVTIDVLARELGVSQTPIRDALNRMEAEGLVVRVPHAGYRIPPQITRRRFEDMLEVRLLLEPAAARRCAERASPAQVAGLRRMLAEMAELEGGDGPTAYGAFGLRDAALHDLVARSAENQVIREALARLHSHVHLFRLHHDTQVTHLAMAEHEEVVAAIAARDPDAAAYAMRRHILRSGERFRRLFDEIGDAVAVEA
- a CDS encoding alpha/beta fold hydrolase, with translation MTAPRTVAVDGSPVHVLDSGTGPAALLLHGSGPGTTGSGAWATTAQALGPSWRLVVPDQAGFGRTPVPAGARGGLRLWTEQAAGLMDALGVGHYAVVGHSMGGAVALALAAARPRQVTRVVAVSTMGAPGATLSAELDAVWAAPAGPLGARDMLSRLVHDQALVTDSAVEARATAMRAGAATFASLFPPPRARWFDALTLSARTLAAVRAPVLLVHGAEDRVTPLATAAQPLLGHLADVRLHVFGRCGHVPAIEHPYEFRQLLSCFLRPDHRH
- a CDS encoding ankyrin repeat domain-containing protein; protein product: MVEQIWDGVTRRATLSPWAADARARLADSARRYDWAEVFAAVDRDPELVNSTRPDGRSWYAPLHQAAHGGASTETAGRLIARGAWRRLRDAAGERPVDIATRRGHHHLLDVLLDLDRMRMWFPVPGMYGGFSYHLETRDGPVRLVVDSWCRIVGGSEQRHEITSEKTTPLDFPGLDGNEDGAVDRA
- a CDS encoding DJ-1/PfpI family protein, translated to MPRALLLTGDAAEELDTMYPYYRVQEGGWDVDVSSRTLRDVQLVIHEFDPNSDAYVEKDGRKLPVDVPWAEVDVERYDALIIPGGRAPEWIRVDADVRRITEHFFARNLPVALVCHGAQVPAVYGLLKGRRTACFPPITGDMENAGATVVDAPDVVDGNLVSCRGWPDMPQFGRAMMEVFSKSVDPASA
- a CDS encoding DUF6229 family protein, which encodes MSIDVLERAEAEQLVARWRESADGDNPAGALYTGGAYAEADIVAAAWAETVRCSSCTASLTRLCC
- a CDS encoding type 2 lanthipeptide synthetase LanM family protein, which produces MPGNPDDAFAPALGCLVEPHLADLTAQLRTVGALGRAERVALVASLREQLYQSVHRRVARVLVLELHAARVTGALHAPDPAGRWDEFLARAAGPDYWRQLGSHYPTLLPRLRTLIGNRCAAARALAGRFAVDRPALAALVPDGPGDLTRVDLGAGDSHRNGQTVAILRCHGGPVVYKPRSVVVDTALADLLSWLLPDEPATTRVRVPAALPRDGYGWTGYEVHRYCADDAELAAFYRGLGHWAALMRLLGGTDLHAENVIAVGPVPVVVDCETLFTPLPPQPPSGYGRAVDRATALIEGTALRTGLLPGRGVALGWRGVDMSAGGSLPGQQPMVEQPVIVDAGTDRARLGTASFEVTPAANHPSPAPALAAHWRHVLAGFDELTERLAAQDRAGRLAPRLAAFADCPVRVVPRGTEVYAELGRMLWHPVSLHDEPAAVARATRLLTAMARYAPLAPADPEVVGAEVAELLDGDVPFFDTVPRDGRLTGPRGTTWLPAEDLVDGALRRWRQADLDREREVIRATLVSAYLNEGYLPRSTPMPRARPVLDDLDRRRRRLAAATVRRVAATAVHADDGTVTWIAPVLNATGWAVQPLNPDVYNGAAGVAVLLAGYQREVDRGRADPVDGVDALRDAVLRTLRLAPEQRSAQRRAGAPLRPPPSGGYVGAGSQIWAWLLLDRWGVAGPDGLGRAVAAAAEIDPDDGDVDLLTGAAGAVVPLLCLAERTGDPRWRSLATTIGDRLVAAATVTDGLARWPSARWPEGLGGYAHGATGVGWALCRLATATGLPRFAAVADAARGYEESLFDPVEGGWRDLRNTGITAAAWCHGAVGIGLAALDSAPAPDRIDRGLLRRAADATWATGLGWGHSLCHGDLGAWELLDAAVAHGVGPAGLDRRTLAACVIGGLEEHGPVTGLAREAFSPGLISGEGGIAYQLLRMHPDCDLPSVLLPGGGTR